Part of the Phycisphaerales bacterium genome, GCCGTTGGCCAGCGCCACGTCGGGCGCATCGACGCCGAAGGTGGCGGCCAGGTCGAGGCCGGTCTGCAGGAACGAGTCGGCGATCAGGTTGCCCAGGTTGGTCTCGACGTTGCGCACGCTCGAGCGGCGGCCGTCGAGGTCGACCTCGCTGAAGCCGATGACGTTGGCGGCGAGCGCCGCAACGCCCGCGGCCACGGGGTCGACGACCTCGGCCTGGATGACCGGGTCGGCGGCGACGGCGTCGGGGCTAATGCCCGAGACGCGGACGGGGCCGGACGCGTCGAGGATCTCGGTCAGGTTGCCGTCGGCGTCGAAGCCCAGGATGAGGCGGCCGACGTAGCGGTAGTCGCCGCTGGTGGTGACGATCGGGACGTCGTTGCCGTCGGCGTCGGTGCCGAAGATGGGGTAGCCGCTCTGGCCGGCGACCTCGTCGGGCGTGTCGCCGGGGACGAGCAGGTCGGAGGGGTTGGCCAGGAGCTCGCCGCCGCCGCCGCCGACGATGGCGTCGACGTTTCGCAGGTTCTGGATCAGGTCGAGCTCTTCGGTGAGGCCCTGGAGGTGGCTGGAGAGGACGATGATGTCCACGCCGCCCGAGGTCAGGGCGTCGACCTCGGCCTGGATGATGTTCACCAGGTCGTCGCTGACGGTAACGCCGCGCGGGCTGGAGATGAACGGCAGGCTGGGCGTGGTGGCGCCGACGATGCCCACGCGACGGACGCCGGCGTCGGTCATGACGTCGACGACGGTGCTCGGGGCGATGCGGCCGCCGTCGACCAACGCCTGCAGGCCGGGCTCGGCGCTGAAGTCGAGGTTGGCCGAGAGGAAAGGGGCGGGGTTGGTGCTGAAGCCGGCGATGAAGTCTTCGAGGATGTCGGGGCCAAAGTCGAACTCATGGTTGCCGATGATGAACGCGTCGTAGCCGATCAGGTCGAGCGCGACGGTGTCGAAGAAGGGCACGCCGCGGTCGAGGCTGACGGAGAACTCGGGGCCGGGCAGGAAGTTGTCGCCGCTGGTGATGAGCAGGCTGCCGCGAGCGAAGCTGCCGGCGGGGAAGGTCGTGGCCTCGGCGCGCAGGTCGCTGACGACGGTGGCGAAGCGGGCGACGCCGCCGAAGTCTTCGAGGCCGCTGCCGGCGTCGATGAGCTGGCTCTCGCCGTCGTTGTGGTGGAGCAGGTGGAGGTAGAAGTCGGTCTGGGCGGTCGCGGTGCCGGCGGCCACGGCCAGGAGCATCGACGCGGAGGCGAATCGCTTGGTCATCTGGTTTCCGTCCCTTTGATCTCGTGGTGCGACGGGCCGAGCGGCCCATGAGAGGATCAGTGACCAAAGGTAAGAATCGAGCTGAAACCGGGTGTTTCGGCCGCGTGAGCGATGCGCGAAGATGGTGTGTTGGAGCCAGAGATCAGTCGGTCATGGTCCGCCGAAGAGCCAGCCGAGCAGCGTGATGACGCCCGTGACGACGATGATCGCCGCCGCAACCGACGCGACCAGGCAGCCGATGCCGGCGAGCGCGGTCTTCCACCACGGGTCGGGCGGTTGCTCGTGGTCGACGACGCGGGCGAGGATGGCGCTGGCGAACGTAGCCGCCGCATCCTCTGCCATGTCGAGGAAGAGCTCGGGCTCGATGAGTTCGAGCTCGCCGAGCAGGGGCGTTCCGTCGTTGCCGGGGACGAGGTCGACGCGGGCGTAGAGCGGTTGCTCGCCGTAGCGCCGCTCCCAAGCGGCCAAGACACGCTGAGCGGCGTCTTGCTGGGCCGCGGTTGGCTCGACGAGCGTGTAGGCGCCGCCGAAGTCGACCTGGGAGCGGAAGTCGCCCGCGGCGGGCACCTTGGTGACGGCGTGAGAGAAGACGTTGTTGAAGTAGACGAGCGACGTCTCGCCCTCGCTCACGACGCGCGGCAGGAAGGGCTGCACGAGCGCGCCGCCGGCCTCGGTGAGTTCGCGCAGGTACGCGAGAGCCTCGCCATCGGGCGCCTCAAACTTCTTCAGCCCGACGGCGGCGGCGGCGACCGTTGGCTTGATGACGAGGGCCGACCAGCCTTTCGCGACGGCGTCGTTGATGGCGGCTTCTTCGCGGCCCTCCTCCACGATGATCGTTGGGACGATGGGGACGCCGACGGATTGGAGTTCCAGGAGGTAGCTCTTGTCAAGGTTGGCGAGGACTGACTTCGCCTTGTTGAACAGCTGTGCCTCGTCTTCGACGACGCATCCCTCAAGAAGAGCGCGGAATTCTTCAAGTCGATCCCAATAGTCCCATGTTGTCCGCAGCACCAGAACGTCGAACCGGCTCTGGGTAGCGTCGATGTACTGGACCTCTTCACCAGATTCTCTGGCGACAAGATCGATCAGGTCCGTCCACGCGATCAGCGTGACGACCCCGCCTTGGCGGACCAGTTCCTGCATCAACTTGCCCTCGGAGGCGTGGTCGATGTGGTCGTGGTGTCGACAGGTCAGCAGCGCGATCCGGGGCGCGGGCCGCTGGCTGGTGCTGGGTGCGACCGTCATCGGCCGGCGCGGGCGAAGCGGAGCAGCGGGCGGTTGCCGACGCGCAGCTCGAGCCATTGCGGGCCGACGGCGATCGTGTCGGCACGCTGGATGAAAGCAACGTACCGCTGCTCGAAGCGCATGGCGTCGGGCTCGCCGCCCATGCGGGTCATGGCGATGC contains:
- a CDS encoding 5'-nucleotidase C-terminal domain-containing protein, producing the protein MTKRFASASMLLAVAAGTATAQTDFYLHLLHHNDGESQLIDAGSGLEDFGGVARFATVVSDLRAEATTFPAGSFARGSLLITSGDNFLPGPEFSVSLDRGVPFFDTVALDLIGYDAFIIGNHEFDFGPDILEDFIAGFSTNPAPFLSANLDFSAEPGLQALVDGGRIAPSTVVDVMTDAGVRRVGIVGATTPSLPFISSPRGVTVSDDLVNIIQAEVDALTSGGVDIIVLSSHLQGLTEELDLIQNLRNVDAIVGGGGGELLANPSDLLVPGDTPDEVAGQSGYPIFGTDADGNDVPIVTTSGDYRYVGRLILGFDADGNLTEILDASGPVRVSGISPDAVAADPVIQAEVVDPVAAGVAALAANVIGFSEVDLDGRRSSVRNVETNLGNLIADSFLQTGLDLAATFGVDAPDVALANGGGIRNDSIIASGEITELDSFDILPFSNFITMVPDVPAEQFKEILENAVSRQGQSSGRFAQIAGFTLEFDWRQQAQVIDGDVITTPGERVRSVTLSDGTIIVENGMVLPGAQDIDVAIVDFLARGGDQYPFRGLPFTTLGVSYQQSLASMIEDTLMGTISMTDYPEGGTDRIIQSCYADFDLDGELTLFDFLAFQNAFDAGETSADCNRDGTLDLFDFLCFQNGFAAGCD